A stretch of DNA from Streptococcus sp. NPS 308:
TTCATCAACATTAAAGGATTGTTATAAATCTTACATAACTCTTTTGCTTCTATATAATAATTTTTGACTTCTTCTTTATCTAGAAATTTGGCTCCAGCATTTCCTACAAGAATAAGTAGAGGAGCCAGTTGGTAACTTGTCTGTCTTTGTTTACAGAGTTCAATCGTCTCAAGAGCTTCTTGGATGGCTTCGTTATATTTTTCCTTTGACACTAGGTAGTGAGCGTAGTTGTAACGAACTCTGATGTAGCCAAATAAAAACTCTTGATGCTCAAAATTTTTTGTCTGATATAACTCCATTAAATGAGAGTAGTTTGCCTCATATTCTTGTTCACGACCCACTAAGGAATAGAAATTAGATAGAGTATTCAATACCTTTAAATAAATCAGAGTATTTGAGGAGACTTTTAATAATATATTTTCCAATGAAGAAATAGCCTCACACTTACTGTGATATTGATAGAAGTCAATAATAGCTTTAATCCATTCAAGGTAAGTTCGGTCTTCTAGTGTTAGAAAAGTACTTCGTTCAATCTCTATTCTATAGATATATTCCAAATCGTCATAATTTCTGTCATCTAATAGTCGAGCAGATAATTGCTTGAAATTAGAGAGGTTAGATTTAATTTCAATTTGTTCATTAAAAAAATAATCTAATGGTACTTCAAGTCGTTGTGAGAGTTTGAACAAAAGGTCTGCGGAGGGAATGAAATGCCCTCTCTCAATTTTACTAATCTGGCTTTGTTCACAAATTCCTTCTGCAAGAGTTTGTTGGGAGAGTCTCAACTCTTTTCTTTT
This window harbors:
- a CDS encoding helix-turn-helix domain-containing protein; its protein translation is MNTLAEKFRLKRKELRLSQQTLAEGICEQSQISKIERGHFIPSADLLFKLSQRLEVPLDYFFNEQIEIKSNLSNFKQLSARLLDDRNYDDLEYIYRIEIERSTFLTLEDRTYLEWIKAIIDFYQYHSKCEAISSLENILLKVSSNTLIYLKVLNTLSNFYSLVGREQEYEANYSHLMELYQTKNFEHQEFLFGYIRVRYNYAHYLVSKEKYNEAIQEALETIELCKQRQTSYQLAPLLILVGNAGAKFLDKEEVKNYYIEAKELCKIYNNPLMLMKIENYLKELDTV